The sequence CCTCTCTCATTTCATCTTCTCTTGTCTCTACAGCACTGGGGAGTTTCTGTCTCTTGCTGCTATGGACATGTTTCTGCGTTCAGTCCAGCCAGAGGTCAATGACCTATTTGTCCTCAGCCTGGTCCTGATCAACTTGCTGGCCTGGATGGACCTTTTCATTACACAGGTCACCCCCCGTTTTTATCATCCATTCCTCATGCTTGACAGCTTCAAGTTCATCTCTGACTGTCCACCCCTTTGTTTGTCTTTGCTGCAGACACTAAACACAGACACTAAGTGTTACTGTATTGCTCAGTACATTTTGAAGATGTATTTATTTGAGGTgtaatttgtgtttttgcacagggaGCAACAGTGAAACGATTTGTAGTTCTAATCCGAACCCTTGGAACCTACAACTCTATACTGCTAGTATCCTGGCTTCCTGTTCTGGTAGGAAATGAATGAcaccacacacactcatatatacacacacacacagctctaagACATTACATTACAGGACATATTTCTGCATTTTCTCTGTCTGTGTAAGTTCATGTCTAAGTACTCAATTCTATTTATGGTCATTGCTGTTTGCCGATGATGGTTTCTAGAATAACAAACTGCACTGCTGAAGAACAGTTTTTCACTGACCCCACTCATTGCACCTTTGACCTCAGCCAAAACAGACGACACACGAGAAGTTAAACCAATGGAGGTCAAGAGGTTGGAGCTCAGATGACACTATCACACTGGAGCTaaattattttttgcttgaaatgGCATAATCCAACATGTTGGTTTAACAATCCACATTTTCAAGAGGCTATATGCAGCATTAATTTTCAAAAATGAATCTGATGCTGCTTGTCCTTTGACCTTATCAGCTCAACGAAACACTGGAATGTCAGACAGCAAGACAAACTAGCAATCTCCTAGTAGGCTCTATAATGATGACTCTTTCACAGATTTGAAGTCTAAACAACTATTTCTTGTCTGTaactatatctatatttataacTCAACTATATCTTGCTTTAAAAGACATTTTGTTTTATGAAATagtgttttatttcatagatgATAACTTACCATTTTAATTTTCATCCGATTTCATTTATGCCTTGCTCATAGCAGCACAGTATGTTTATGTAGTGTTGCTTTAACAACCAGCTGCACTGTGGGAGTACCATATCTGCACAAGCACACTGTGATGATTCTAAAATCTACCCAAGCTGAATCAAGCCGAGGTGAATTTAGCTGATTCTGTCATCAGAAATGCATCGTAATTATCAACATCATAGAACAGTGGCATAAGACAAAACACCCATAGCTACAAAAGCAAAGAATCAATTAAGCTGTCTACACAGGCCATGCTTTACCTTACATGTCACTCACTCTCTGTGCATATGActgcttttatttctttattttttttttagtaacaaTTGCCACTTAGATTATCAGAATGCAGATGCTAGCACATTTAGTAAAACACAAAATAGAACAGAGATAAATCTGTTAATACTTAGAAGACAGCAAACCATGGTTTAGTTaaatcactttgttttgtttctcattttatTCCTAATAATGAATTAAGTTATTGACCTGTTTTCCCAGGCCCTCCTCCAGCTGCCATACCTGGACAGTCTGTATGGCTACAGTCTGAAGCTGCTGCGTTACGCTGACACCACAAAACTGGCCAGCTTAGTCCGAGCTGACTGGACCTTCTACTCATCTCACCCAGCTCTCTTCTTGTCCACATATCTGGCCCACGGCCTTCTGGTTGACTACTTTGAGAAGAAACGCCGCTGTGGGGTCAGGAGTCAAGAAGACAGCACAACTAACCTGGAGTGGCTGGCTAGTCTGTGGGACTGGTACACTTCCTATCTGCTTCACCCAATCGCCTCGTTGCAACAGGTCCCGTCCGACCATTCAGACTGGGAGGATGATCCAAACTTCCTGTTTGAGCGTTTAGCGTTCCCTGATCTCTGGCTTCACCCTTTGGTAAATGTTGACTACATGAAAGCTTTGCCCACCTGGAGGTTCAGAGCAGTTGGTCAGCACAGAGGAGAGGCTTCTGCTGGAAGCACGGATGAAGAGACCGATGGTTCAAATTCAGATACAGAGTGCAGGAGTGATTCCCCACACTGTAGTCAAAAGCATGCCAGATGTCTGTCACACTTCAGCTGCAGTCAGGACAGCAGCAGCATGGACCCCAGCAGCAGCTCTGAGTTTCAAAAAAGGTCACCATCACCTCAGTGGGTGCAGGAAGATGACCACCACACACCTGAGGGTGCCTCTAGCCATCAGCATTGTGATTGGTCAGTCTGGCCTTGCAATATCCTGCAATGCTcagagtgtgtggtgtgtttagAGAACTTTGTAGCTGATGAGCTGCTCATGGGTCTGCCCTGTGGCCATGCCTTTCACCAGCAGTGTATTGTAGTGTGGTTGGCAGCAGGAAGACACTGCTGCCCAGTGTGCCGCTGGCCCAGCTACAAGAAGAAACAACAGAGGGCAGCACAGAGCAGCTCTACTGAAAACACACTACAAGACTGATGAACAGGTTGATCAGCTGAACCTCCTCTTCATATTCATGACTCCTCTCTCCTTAGGGCCCTGCTAACTGTTACGGTGCTTCCTCACCACATGGTACTGGCTCCACTTGACTTGTTTGCTGTCAATTCCACTAGAATTTCTGAGTTCACCAGTTGTTGATAGTAGAGGTTGGCTAattgtgaatttttttaaaaGTTCAGTTTAATCACAGTTTGGAGCTGGAAAATAA is a genomic window of Sphaeramia orbicularis chromosome 10, fSphaOr1.1, whole genome shotgun sequence containing:
- the rnf103 gene encoding E3 ubiquitin-protein ligase RNF103, whose translation is MWLKLFFLLLYFIVLFMLARIFEAVVWYETGIFATQLVDPVTLSYKKLKTILECRGLGYSGLAEKKDVSELVEKSGELTQGELYSAIKKEKEQTEAGDASTTHFSGEMHFYELVEDTKDGIWLVQVIAQDREALLSQSSWGKMVQKVSQFGIRTGTFNCSNDYRSCIRRGWQHSTLIMSVPQTSASKGKVMLKEYNGRRIETEHIFRWMTSHVAHRIKTLRQSDQLAEEWRSDPEHPVKMFLFARLSQPPAFFSSLSVKFTGRIEFIFVDIRNWDNHSTLSEIGVTQSPAYILKMPEGTYRYGNSTGEFLSLAAMDMFLRSVQPEVNDLFVLSLVLINLLAWMDLFITQGATVKRFVVLIRTLGTYNSILLVSWLPVLALLQLPYLDSLYGYSLKLLRYADTTKLASLVRADWTFYSSHPALFLSTYLAHGLLVDYFEKKRRCGVRSQEDSTTNLEWLASLWDWYTSYLLHPIASLQQVPSDHSDWEDDPNFLFERLAFPDLWLHPLVNVDYMKALPTWRFRAVGQHRGEASAGSTDEETDGSNSDTECRSDSPHCSQKHARCLSHFSCSQDSSSMDPSSSSEFQKRSPSPQWVQEDDHHTPEGASSHQHCDWSVWPCNILQCSECVVCLENFVADELLMGLPCGHAFHQQCIVVWLAAGRHCCPVCRWPSYKKKQQRAAQSSSTENTLQD